One window of Telopea speciosissima isolate NSW1024214 ecotype Mountain lineage unplaced genomic scaffold, Tspe_v1 Tspe_v1.0834, whole genome shotgun sequence genomic DNA carries:
- the LOC122648343 gene encoding uncharacterized protein LOC122648343, with the protein MAYAGKGDINSVLGMELFAILKGVTFCIQRNLLRVSIRSNSKLAVDILNGAVDCPWSMQILMDRIATLLQQLQRKEIKHVWRELNQPADFIAAMDTGDGEAIFYPLDFPQDLVELVKNDSD; encoded by the coding sequence ATGGCGTATGCGGGGAAGGGAGACATTAATTCTGTTCTAGGCATGGAACTCTTTGCAATTTTAAAGGGGGTCACTTTTTGTATTCAAAGGAACCTACTTCGGGTTTCCATCAGATCTAATTCCAAATTGGCAGTAGATATTCTTAATGGGGCTGTGGACTGCCCTTGGAGCATGCAAATCTTGATGGACCGTATAGCTACGCTACTACAACAATTACAGCGTAAGGAGATcaaacatgtttggagagagctCAACCAGCCAGCAGACTTTATTGCAGCCATGGATACGGGGGATGGGGAAGCAATTTTTTATCCACTTGATTTCCCACAGGACCTGGtggagttggttaagaatgattCAGATG